Below is a genomic region from Sphingomonas phyllosphaerae.
GAGCCTGAGCAGCGCGCAGAACATCAAGCAGAATTCGGACGCGATCGTCGATGCGCTGGTCGCCGAGGACATCGGCAAATTCCCCGACAACAACGCGTCGGAGGCGATCGCGCGGATCACCGGCGTGCAGGTGACGCGCTATCTCGACGAGGCGAACGGCGTGCTGATCCGCGGGTTGCCCAACGTCCAGACGACCGTCAACGGCCGCGAGATCTTCACCGCCGACGGTCGCTCGGTTGCGATCCAGGACTTTCCGGCGCAGGCGGTGGCGCGCGTCGACGTGTTCAAGGCGGTGACCGCGCAGAATCTGGAGGGCGGGATCGCCGGACTGCTCGACGTCGGCTTGCGGCGGCCGTTCGACTTCAAGGGCTTCGAGCTCGCCGGCGCGCTACGCGGGGTCTATAACGACCAGAGCCGCAAGCTCGACCCGATCGGCAGCCTGCTGGTCAGCGACCGCTGGCAGACCGGGATCGGCGAGATCGGCGCGCTGCTCAACGTCTCGTTCACGCAGACGCGCTACCTCAATTCGGTCCGTTACCAGGGCTTTCAGGACAATGTTCCCGCCGCGCAGGCGATCCTGCCCGCGTCGGTGGGGCGCGACTTCACCTTCCCGCAGGACATCGGGCTGTTCTACGGGCGCGGTACGCGCCAGCGGCCGTCGGTCAACGGCTCGCTGCAATGGCAGCCGACCGACAATCTGATGATCTACGCCGACGGGCTGTGGCAGGCGTATCGCAACAAGAACGCCAACGACTTCTTCGGCGTGCCGATCCAGTCCAGCACCACCGGCGGCACCCCGCCGACGATCCGCAACGCGGTGCTGACCCCGGACGGTACGACGCTGGAATCGTTCGACATCGATCTCGGCATCGTCAACGGCCCGACCAAGGAGTTCGGCGACAGCAGCACCGACACCTATCAGGGCGCGCTGGGCGCAAAATGGGAGGTCGCCAATGCGGTCTTCACCACCGATCTCGCGTACACGCGCTCGGTGGTGAGCAACACCTTCGGGCGTTTCGAGACGCAGACCGTGTCGCCGCTATCGCTGGCGGTGCGGCTCAACGACCAGCGCAGCGTCAACTTCGTGCCGAGCGGGGTCGACTTCGCCAATCCCGACAGCTTCTACGTGCGCGGCGTCTATGACGAGCGCCGCCGCTCGGAGGGCAGCCAGTGGCAATGGCAGGGTAATGCGCTGATCGACACCGGCTCGGCCTTGTTCCCCAAGTTCCGGCTCGGCGTCCGCTACGCCGACCGCAACGCGCGCTCGCAGTTCGGCGGGCGCTACGCCGGGCTCTCGGGGCTGCGCGACGTCATCAGCAAGGTGCCGACCGTGTCGCAGGGCGGGATCATCGAAGCCGGTTTCCGCGGCGACGACGTCCAGCAGTTCCGCAGCTGGTACGCGCCCGACGCCTATCTGTTCAACGACAAGCTCGACGACGTGCGCGGCTATGTCCGCGACGGTCTGGCGCGGCTCAACGCCGATGCCGGAACGCAGGCGGCATGGGTGTCGGACGAACCGCGCTACGATCCGCTCGCGTCGTTCCGCGCCCGCGAGCAGGTGTTCTCGGGCTATGCGCAGCTCGACTATGCGTTCGACATCGGCTTCCCGATCGACGGCGTGATCGGCACGCGCGTCGTCGTCACGCGCAACCGCCTCGACGGCACCAACTCGCTGCCGATCCCCGGCACCGGCCAGACGCAGCTCGTCCCGATCGACTCCTCGACGCAATATGTCGACGTGCTGCCGAACATCAGCGCGCAGCTGCATTTCACCGACCGGCTCAAGCTGCGGCTGTCGCGCACCGAGGCGCTGACCCGCCCCGGCTTCAACCAGATCAACCCGACGCTGACGATCACGCAGGGGACGATCGGCGGCAACATCTCCTACACCGGCAATGGCGGCAATCCCGAGCTGCAGCCGATCCGCTCGAACAATTACGACGCGTCGCTGGAATATTATTTCTCGCGCACCGGATCGGTGTCGGTCGCCGGTTTTTATCGCGAGATCGAGGGGTTCATCAATTCGCTGCCGCAGGTCGTCAACGTCCAGCCGTTCGGCAACATCCTCGTCTACCGCCCGTCGAATTCCAGCTCGGGGACGATCAAGGGGATCGAGGCAGCGGCGACGACCTTCTTCGACTTTCTGCCCGGCGCGCTGCGCGGGCTCGGCGCGCAGGCGAACTTCACCTATATCGACGGCGAGCAGGTCGTCCCCGCCGCCGCCAATTTCGCGGGCGGGCGCAACACGCTGCCCGGCGTCTCGAAGTACAGCTTCAACGTGATCGGGCTGTATGAGCTGGGGCCGGCGAGCGTGCGGCTCGCCTATAATTACCGCAGCGCCAACGTCGACGGCTTCGGCGCGCCGGGCGTGTTCACCACCGTCTATTCGGACGCGGTCGGGCGGCTCGACCTGTCGGCGAGCTACAACGTCAACGACAACATCACGCTGACCGTCGACGCCACGAACCTGCTGCGCACGCCGTACCACAGCTACGTCAAGGACCCGCGCTATCCGCGCGACGTGCGCTGGGAGGCGAGCCTGTTGTCGGCGGGGGTGCGCTTCCGATTCTAGCGATCAGCCAGCCATTATCCGTCGCCCCGGACTCGATCCGGGGCCCCGCTTCCTCTTGTCGCGTGGGAAGAAGAAGCGGGATCCCGGATCAAGCCCGGGAGGACGAGGTGTGGCTGGCGAGCTGTGAAGATCGGTCGATACAGGGCTTCGACTTCGATGAATCAACACCCTAGAGACGATCGCGACCCGGCGGATCGACCGCCGCCGATCGGGAGATGATGGTTGGATTGCATGTCAGGGTTTGCCCGCCCGCTGCTGCTGCTCGCCGCGCCGATCGCACTGACCGGTGCGACGCCGCCGGCCGAGCCCGTCGCGCCCGCCCCCATCGGTGCGGCCTATCTCTTCGTCTACTTCACCGAAAACACGATCGACGGCGAGAAACTGCGCTTCGCGATCTCCGACGGCAACAATGCCCTGCAGTGGAAGACGCTCAACGACGCGCAACCGGTGCTGCAATCAAGCGAGGGCACGCGCGGGCTGCGCGATCCGTTCATCATGCGCTCGGCGGAAGGTGACCGCTTCTTCCTGCTCGCCACC
It encodes:
- a CDS encoding TonB-dependent receptor, coding for MFMLTNARLLASSAALAITVAATTAAAQTAPEPGTTPPSGDAPAASDEIVVTGIRQSLSSAQNIKQNSDAIVDALVAEDIGKFPDNNASEAIARITGVQVTRYLDEANGVLIRGLPNVQTTVNGREIFTADGRSVAIQDFPAQAVARVDVFKAVTAQNLEGGIAGLLDVGLRRPFDFKGFELAGALRGVYNDQSRKLDPIGSLLVSDRWQTGIGEIGALLNVSFTQTRYLNSVRYQGFQDNVPAAQAILPASVGRDFTFPQDIGLFYGRGTRQRPSVNGSLQWQPTDNLMIYADGLWQAYRNKNANDFFGVPIQSSTTGGTPPTIRNAVLTPDGTTLESFDIDLGIVNGPTKEFGDSSTDTYQGALGAKWEVANAVFTTDLAYTRSVVSNTFGRFETQTVSPLSLAVRLNDQRSVNFVPSGVDFANPDSFYVRGVYDERRRSEGSQWQWQGNALIDTGSALFPKFRLGVRYADRNARSQFGGRYAGLSGLRDVISKVPTVSQGGIIEAGFRGDDVQQFRSWYAPDAYLFNDKLDDVRGYVRDGLARLNADAGTQAAWVSDEPRYDPLASFRAREQVFSGYAQLDYAFDIGFPIDGVIGTRVVVTRNRLDGTNSLPIPGTGQTQLVPIDSSTQYVDVLPNISAQLHFTDRLKLRLSRTEALTRPGFNQINPTLTITQGTIGGNISYTGNGGNPELQPIRSNNYDASLEYYFSRTGSVSVAGFYREIEGFINSLPQVVNVQPFGNILVYRPSNSSSGTIKGIEAAATTFFDFLPGALRGLGAQANFTYIDGEQVVPAAANFAGGRNTLPGVSKYSFNVIGLYELGPASVRLAYNYRSANVDGFGAPGVFTTVYSDAVGRLDLSASYNVNDNITLTVDATNLLRTPYHSYVKDPRYPRDVRWEASLLSAGVRFRF